From one Triticum aestivum cultivar Chinese Spring chromosome 4B, IWGSC CS RefSeq v2.1, whole genome shotgun sequence genomic stretch:
- the LOC123092711 gene encoding uncharacterized protein isoform X2, producing MEEDSMLEALDIIEHYCKILVDQSAQLEKPKECGDEIKAAAAGLIFASARCGELPELLDARAILASKFGREFERAAKEGSQAVVNPTLVQRLSGEKASAGQQRRLAREIAAENDILLDFPESRGEVHQSKQSEQAKNVPAPAGKSVEQPEVRTETSEVQRRQRLADDNVSRSNLARQRAEEKASRESKKYDDVRMAAEAAFESASFAAMAARAAVELSRTESHGKGPRGGGRGHDKVHPLQSSGATERETRPPGKPQKPPSPSPSPSWSDKSTVSSVWSDAPARDAPSPPKGKSIVFDRSDGEDDDVVEDLVWTPQLRRPPYNNRRTASAMGMDGVGGDDNTHGARRAEFQDSVPNGSEDARPTHRRHASEHAGGGVRREAPEQPGQYRAPPYRRSPAADAGSNGGAYESSAFVVRAPYARITSALEGGNEHIARHEEVRRMGTDARLLQEQVYGPAAPGPGRAPLTPDRRAISVRTRR from the exons ATGGAGGAGGACAGCATGCTGGAGGCGCTCGACATCATCGAGCACTACTGCAAGATCCTCGTCGACCAGTCCGCCCAGTTGGAGAAGCCCAA AGAGTGCGGCGATGAgatcaaggcggcggcggcggggctgattTTCGCGTCGGCGCGCTGCGGCGAGCTGCCGGAGCTGCTGGACGCGCGCGCCATCCTGGCAAGCAAGTTCGGCCGGGAATTCGAGAGGGCGGCCAAGGAGGGCTCCCAGGCCGTCGTCAATCCCACG TTAGTGCAGAGGTTATCTGGCGAGAAGGCGAGCGCGGGGCAGCAGAGGAGGTTGGCCAGGGAGATTGCCGCCGAGAACGACATCTTGCTCGACTTCCCCGAAAGCCGAGGAGAGGTTCATCAG AGCAAACAGAGTGAACAGGCCAAGAACGTGCCGGCGCCGGCTGGGAAATCTGTCGAACAGCCTGAGGTCAGGACCGAAACTTCCGAG GTGCAGAGGAGGCAGAGGCTTGCCGATGACAACGTGAGCCGGTCGAACCTTGCCCGGCAGAGAGCAGAGGAGAAGGCGTCGAGGGAATCCAAGAAGTACGACGATGTCAGGATGGCGGCGGAGGCAGCGTTCGAGTCAGCGTCGttcgccgccatggccgcccggGCGGCAGTGGAGCTGTCTCGGACGGAGTCGCATGGGAAGGGACCGAGAGGCGGCGGCCGCGGGCACGATAAGGTCCATCCTTTGCAGAGTTCTGGAGCAACCGAGCGGGAGACGCGGCCGCCGGGGAAGCCGCAGAagcctccgtctccgtctccgtcgccgtcgtgGAGCGACAAGAGCACGGTCTCCTCGGTATGGTCGGACGCACCAGCACGGGACGCGCCATCACCGCCGAAGGGGAAGAGCATTGTGTTCGACCGGAGCGACGGAGAGGACGACGATGTCGTGGAGGACCTCGTCTGGACTCCGCAGCTGCGTCGGCCTCCCTACAACAACAGAAGAACGGCCTCCGCAATGGGCAtggacggcgtcggcggcgacgacaaCACGCACGGCGCGCGGCGCGCGGAGTTCCAGGACAGCGTGCCCAACGGCTCGGAAGACGCGCGGCCGACGCACAGGAGGCACGCCTCGGAGCACGCCGGCGGGGGCGTGCGCCGCGAGGCCCCGGAGCAGCCCGGCCAGTACAGAGCCCCTCCGTACAGGAGGAGCCCCGCGGCCGATGCAGGCAGCAACGGCGGCGCGTACGAGAGCTCGGCGTTCGTGGTCCGTGCGCCGTACGCGAGGATCACGTCCGCGCTGGAGGGCGGCAACGAGCACATCGCGCGGCACGAGGAGGTGCGCAGGATGGGCACCGACGCGCGGCTGCTCCAGGAGCAGGTGTACGGCCCCGCCGCGCCCGGGCCGGGGCGCGCGCCCCTGACGCCGGACAGGAGGGCCATCTCGGTGCGCACAAGGAGATGA
- the LOC123092711 gene encoding uncharacterized protein isoform X1, which yields MGFFTKSTSKQTAKLKSLIKIAVARLAVVRRPRLGRRSIARGDVAQLLSIGHLDRALARAGQVMEEDSMLEALDIIEHYCKILVDQSAQLEKPKECGDEIKAAAAGLIFASARCGELPELLDARAILASKFGREFERAAKEGSQAVVNPTLVQRLSGEKASAGQQRRLAREIAAENDILLDFPESRGEVHQSKQSEQAKNVPAPAGKSVEQPEVRTETSEVQRRQRLADDNVSRSNLARQRAEEKASRESKKYDDVRMAAEAAFESASFAAMAARAAVELSRTESHGKGPRGGGRGHDKVHPLQSSGATERETRPPGKPQKPPSPSPSPSWSDKSTVSSVWSDAPARDAPSPPKGKSIVFDRSDGEDDDVVEDLVWTPQLRRPPYNNRRTASAMGMDGVGGDDNTHGARRAEFQDSVPNGSEDARPTHRRHASEHAGGGVRREAPEQPGQYRAPPYRRSPAADAGSNGGAYESSAFVVRAPYARITSALEGGNEHIARHEEVRRMGTDARLLQEQVYGPAAPGPGRAPLTPDRRAISVRTRR from the exons ATGGGGTTCTTCACCAAGAGCACCTCCAAGCAGACCGCCAAGCTCAAGTCCCTCATCAAGATCGCCGTCGCgcgcctcgccgtcgtccgccgccccCGCCTCGGCCGCCGCTCCATTGCGCGCGGCGACGTCGCGCAGCTCCTCTCCATTGGCCACCTCGACCGCGCTCTCGCCCGG gcgggGCAGGTCATGGAGGAGGACAGCATGCTGGAGGCGCTCGACATCATCGAGCACTACTGCAAGATCCTCGTCGACCAGTCCGCCCAGTTGGAGAAGCCCAA AGAGTGCGGCGATGAgatcaaggcggcggcggcggggctgattTTCGCGTCGGCGCGCTGCGGCGAGCTGCCGGAGCTGCTGGACGCGCGCGCCATCCTGGCAAGCAAGTTCGGCCGGGAATTCGAGAGGGCGGCCAAGGAGGGCTCCCAGGCCGTCGTCAATCCCACG TTAGTGCAGAGGTTATCTGGCGAGAAGGCGAGCGCGGGGCAGCAGAGGAGGTTGGCCAGGGAGATTGCCGCCGAGAACGACATCTTGCTCGACTTCCCCGAAAGCCGAGGAGAGGTTCATCAG AGCAAACAGAGTGAACAGGCCAAGAACGTGCCGGCGCCGGCTGGGAAATCTGTCGAACAGCCTGAGGTCAGGACCGAAACTTCCGAG GTGCAGAGGAGGCAGAGGCTTGCCGATGACAACGTGAGCCGGTCGAACCTTGCCCGGCAGAGAGCAGAGGAGAAGGCGTCGAGGGAATCCAAGAAGTACGACGATGTCAGGATGGCGGCGGAGGCAGCGTTCGAGTCAGCGTCGttcgccgccatggccgcccggGCGGCAGTGGAGCTGTCTCGGACGGAGTCGCATGGGAAGGGACCGAGAGGCGGCGGCCGCGGGCACGATAAGGTCCATCCTTTGCAGAGTTCTGGAGCAACCGAGCGGGAGACGCGGCCGCCGGGGAAGCCGCAGAagcctccgtctccgtctccgtcgccgtcgtgGAGCGACAAGAGCACGGTCTCCTCGGTATGGTCGGACGCACCAGCACGGGACGCGCCATCACCGCCGAAGGGGAAGAGCATTGTGTTCGACCGGAGCGACGGAGAGGACGACGATGTCGTGGAGGACCTCGTCTGGACTCCGCAGCTGCGTCGGCCTCCCTACAACAACAGAAGAACGGCCTCCGCAATGGGCAtggacggcgtcggcggcgacgacaaCACGCACGGCGCGCGGCGCGCGGAGTTCCAGGACAGCGTGCCCAACGGCTCGGAAGACGCGCGGCCGACGCACAGGAGGCACGCCTCGGAGCACGCCGGCGGGGGCGTGCGCCGCGAGGCCCCGGAGCAGCCCGGCCAGTACAGAGCCCCTCCGTACAGGAGGAGCCCCGCGGCCGATGCAGGCAGCAACGGCGGCGCGTACGAGAGCTCGGCGTTCGTGGTCCGTGCGCCGTACGCGAGGATCACGTCCGCGCTGGAGGGCGGCAACGAGCACATCGCGCGGCACGAGGAGGTGCGCAGGATGGGCACCGACGCGCGGCTGCTCCAGGAGCAGGTGTACGGCCCCGCCGCGCCCGGGCCGGGGCGCGCGCCCCTGACGCCGGACAGGAGGGCCATCTCGGTGCGCACAAGGAGATGA